The sequence cgaaaagtgagttacagaatcccAAGGCTGACCCTATATTTTTgttagattttagttttagattCAGAGAATGTCATTTTTACGTTGCTTAATTAatgtagttattataaatatataaacaattttgtcTATACTTATCTTTGAGTTTAGGGCTAAATTAGATCCTCGCATGTCAAAAATATTGCATTTGTTTACATAGAGTTAGCAGTGCCGTCCCTGTTAAACTTGACAGCctgcagccctgcgattctgtaactcacttttcgaactcacacagcggttttcgcatcggcggtcgctctcaaaacagtcgtgaagcagtcattttatgatttggcattttgaaaaggtgggagcttgtagtttattgtttattagaatgccaaatcataaaatgactgcttctcgactgatttcagagcgaccgctgATGCGAAatccgctgtgtgagttcgaaaagtgagttacagaatcgcagggctgttccAAATACGCCTAATTAACTTACAATTTtggtagaaaaataaattgttactaTTCTACTAACCTATTCGATTTTACATTGACACCAAATAAGCAGACATGATAACAATGCTGCAAACAGTTTTGAATGTACGCTAATGAGTTATGATTTGCAGCTATATAAACAATGATCAATAACAGTTGGAATTAATATTTCCTTTGATTATGACATCTAATTTAAGCATAGTAAACTAACAGTACAATTAcgtaacaatatattaatagctTAGTACTtgaattttcgatttcgacatcattaaaaagaaaaaaactttattatacacaataaggatatttaggtaaaataaAGTGTACTAGTAGGATTCCCAGTGTTGTCAGTCTTTTCCTTTTGACATGTCTGTACTTTACtttataattactatataaCACAAATGTATAATCAAACTATTTTTGCACATTGagaattattcatttaattaaattatataatgagTCAGAGATAGCGGAGAACGATTGGAAAATAGCAGCGGAGAAGAGACAAATGAAAGGATTTGGAGGTGCCCTTCACTCCGTCGAAGGTCgtgtactaatattaaatataataacataaacttaatttttattatataggctgttctatttttttaaatattttatgcgtAGATTTAAATCCgtcatacaaataaatatttttaatatttatcaattaattataacctattaaattaaatataaaaattaaccattaACTAAAAATTCATGAAGAGTGCGTTACGTACATACACATTAGTTTTTtgtacttaaacaaaaattatttttcatacaagATTGTCTTGTTATTGTTGTCGTATCTTCGGCTTCtgtttaagtatattaattagttttgtataTCTATCATATTCGGGTAATGGGACACAGCTTATTCCGTcatcaatatttaaacatattcttTCATCTTTCTTATAGTATGGCCACAATATTTCCTGCCCCGTCCACGTTggttttctgaaaaaaaaatatgtttgaccAAGAAAACATGTTCTTCTATTCCTGCCTATagtatatattctatatatttaattatgcgatgataaaaaaatcgtaTTAGCACTGCATATTTAAGACTGTTGTTACAGCCAACATGATTATTATACGCTCAATGATCACAATAAAAGAGAAAATGCCTTCTTCCTTTAACCTTCACCTTCCTTCGGTGGTTTTAAACTTTATCACACAGCGTTGGGCCTGTTTCTTCTAgtatttagtaattaataaaaactcacCCGTTTTTTGCGAAGTTACACAACGCCTCAGTCAACATATCAACAAGTTTCATATCTTTTTCACTAAAAGTGTTTCTTCTCTTCTCTGTGTAAAAtagaaattgtaaaatatcgcCGTGTGTAGCACCTTTTACTCCTAAGCTTTTCATAACACGCGAGTTTTCGTAAGCAAATCTACAGAAATAGAAATCGTCGTTTCTAGAAAATAAGTCTGCTGTGTAGATTATGTCTCTGGTAACATACATATCTGAAACTAGATCTAAGTATTGGACTAGTGTTGAAGGACCGATTTCTTTATCCTGAAAATACAATTCTTTTAGTTGTTTCTCGATATCCATTAATTGCACAGCATTCTTATCTTCTAATGCAGGACTCGGTACGAATTTCAATATATCTTTGTTAAATTGAAATTGTCCGGACGGAGGAGTTATAAAGTATGCTGATTCGTGGGTTGCCATACTCATAAGTGCTGGaactttagtataattattagttattaacGACTGTAGAGGATACTCATCCAGAAATGgttcgacattatcgtattccTTTTCAACTGCTGGCTGTATAATGCTGTGTACGCCAATTTTATTTGCACGAGAAGCTGATTTCATTAAAGCCCTAGTCAAATCTTCAGCAGAAGAGTTTCGAAGCAAATTATCTATTTCTTCAGAACTATTGATGTTATTTCCTAAATTTGAAGCAATATCCCTTGCTATTTTCAGATGATCATAGCCTATCATTACATCAGATATAGCTGTTGATAAACcaattattctttttaatatacctTGAGTCATCTTTGAAATCAACATTAATGTAGTTATAACAGAACCCACACTTTCTCCCATTCCTGTAATATTGTTTGAATCACCATTAAAATGTTCTATGTTTTGTTTCACCCACTTAAGGGCTGTAGCTGCATCTTTCAGTCCGGCATTACCGGGCACTTCTGGTGTTTCAAGATTGAGAAATCCAAAAATACTGTGACGATAGTTAATTGTGACCAGAATGACGTCTTGACGTATTAAGTAATCTGGACGATATATGTGGCCGCATCCCCACTGTAAATTACCGCCATATACGAAGAATAGTACTGGAAGACTTTGTTGTTGTTCATCGGGCAATATTGGAgtgtacacatttaaatataagcagtCTTCTGAACCTTCTATAGATTGGTTATAGGGATTTATTTGCAAGGGTTTATTTCCAGGTTTCGTTGCGTCAAGTACTCCACACCAGTTATCAAATTTCTGAGGATCCTGTAAATtagttttgatattatttcgattattttaaaacaaggcGCGAAGCCGTACGATTAGCGAAAATCGGTTATGGTCCCatgatttaaagaaaaagaagattgtaaaaattttgtcGGAATAAGCTTGCTAGCGTTGTCAAAAAATTGTATGCGAAGATATTCATTGACAGAGTGATAAAGGATGGTATGTGAAAGCAGGAATTAGAAAGTGGTGCTTCGATCAGGTCCTTTCCTTTCCTTTCCTTCGCGAAAGGCCAAAAGGTTTACTGTACTTTTGTAGATTTGAAAAAGGCTTACGAGgcgagaaataaataatggtCAGCGTTGTCTATGTACGGGGTGAGCGGCCAGTTGATTCAGGCGTTGGAATATCTAAATACTGATTCTACAGCAAGCGTCAGAACCAACAAAATCTGCACGGGTTGGTTTCCTATCGATAAAGGTGTGAGACAGGGTTATCTTGCCTCCCCGTGGCTGTTCAACCTATTAATTGGCACTTGTCTGAAAGATATGATAGTAAACGGAGATTAAAAAGGCCAGTGATACTTGAGTCTTTGGTGTCGGTATTGCAGAAACTGGTAACAGTTATGAAAAACACTTTGAATTTTAAGAGGATAAAAGTGAATATAGGAATAACAAAATCCATGGTATTTGAAATAGGTGTCAATAGGACTGTATGCGATATTTTGATAGATGGAGAAAAAGTGGAATAAGTGGAAAAGTTCGTCTACGTAGGATGTATGTTTACTTCGGATGGAACGTATGACTATGTTATAGAAAGACGAGTGAATGCTGgaaataaagtaaattgaGCCAAGTAGCAAGCCAAGTAGTAAAGTGAGCTCAAACGAGGCTCGACTGGCCGTACATAGGGGAGAGAATATTGAGTGTAATAGAAAAAGAATGGAAGTAGAATAAATACCGTGGAAATTATAGCGTTTAGAAGCATGTGTTTTACACTGCGTTATAGGGTTAGTAATAGTAGGATACGGGATAAATACGGATTAAAAGAGCATAATGACAAGGATATTAAAGGGAATGCTTAGGTGGTTTGGCCATGGAGAACGGATGACTGAGGAAGAGTTGATAAGTACAACAAGAGTTATACAAGGCTACCGTGAATGGTGAAGTCGGATTGGGAAGTGAAACTAGAGAAGGGACAATTTAAAAGTACCCATAACCGACGAgcatggtgaatgtcatgaaagCATGAAGCAAAAGAGGTATGTAAGAGGGACCGTAGCAAGTGGAGATCTGTGGTCTCTGCCTACCACGGATACAGGCgagataatgtaaataaataaatgttattatagGCAGCGTTTTTACTTAACGCGGCAAAAAATAACTCGGAGTGAAATGACGACGTGCATTTTCATTACTGATAATACAGTCTGTTAGTGGCCCCAAAAGGGTGGACTAATTGTACTTACCCTGAATCTAAGGGGTCCCACAGGTGGCTTAGCGTAGGGTATCCCCTCGAAGCTATAGTACTGTTTACCACACGGAGTAGTGCACACTTTACCTCTCATCTTTCCCTGAGGTACTGTCACATGGCAATCGGACTTATCTGGAAAAAAAGGAATTCGTGTATATACTGacgaaataataatgtaataattaaacctTTATTTCCGACAAAGCGAGCCAAAACAGtgtcttttatataaacatactCACTGTGGTAAAATTTTACGGGGTCGGCAATGATTTTCCTTATTGAACACTTTAGCATTTTTCGATACATCTTGTGTAACTGAAGTTAAGTCTCTCGAAacttttcaaatatataatattacgaacattatacatatatctttAATGTAGTATGTCcaaaattttttacttttacgcAGACGGCcagaaaatttttatatttttaactcttgttttAGGCGGTACAGATGTGTGGAAAATCAGTTGTGCTGTTATCTAAAGAGAGGATTCTCGTCCAATCCAATTATGCACTGACCGAAGGCCCAAGTGACTGTTTGATTTGGTATTGCCCACGGACACTTTCTGATGACATCAGAGTGGCATATTGTAAATGTCGCTACAAATGAAGGTGTTGTACCGTTTCAAGAAGCATGTTATAAGCATCTCTATGATAACTTTGCACATTAAGTATATGcttagggtaagattcagagtcgagacttagAGCTAAATATGACTCAATGGATTTAAGATTTTGACAAACGAAGATGGCGGTCTCTAAAGACATCTCAAAgggtcttttaaaaatattgtttaatgtcCGCACAAAACTAACACCTAAAGCAAAAGCTTAATATTCTAagttaaaacaattgtttagcTACGTGTCAAATGGTGGACGCCATAGCGTAATTAACGCGTTTTCaggtttaaattaattaattaaataatgaataatgtgTCAAACGGACCGTGAAATAAAACtgacattgaaataaatttatgacataCCTAAATCAATTATCACACAACGATGTGGAAAGACAgaattcataaattataaaaattttaattgcgtcgtatagataaaaaaaaaataatatgtttattatggaatattaGATACTTTGTTgttatgtttgtttaaatttgaataggtagacatccctactcatcggcaaagaagacagaggatGCAGGACGAGATAAAAGGCCGgagtaaaaaactctcggtactcttctaaaatagcaaatcatcaaacaacacttattttaaaacaaataacgcaaattaattaaaagtctgTCAAGCACTAGttccaggcccttttatcaattagataatcgttaactttatagtaaacgtttttacacagctttcctttaatacatttcttaaatttattaaaaggcagagataaaagagcctctgggattttattaaagaagagtatcccccttttcccaaaaaacaattactaactttagatagatacggggaaattgcagcctgcgtttgttccgagtattaacattgtgcgtatgttctattctagttaacttatcactatttttgtatacatagtacatacataatattttcataaatataatgccatgtaagtatattaatttccttgaatttatctctcagagattccctacatttaaaattatagattATAGCCCTCTTGGCTATTTGTGCAATCTGCAGGATGAAAAAAGTTTCAAGATCATAAAATTAAGCtctgaaagtaactaaaataaacaagtctagctgtatcgacatcagttagtgagcgaatttttttaaccgcgtaggctgcagaactaagtctcttcgccaatccgttaatatgaggggaccTCTGAAGTTTTTAATCCATTGTGATTCCaagaaatacagttgtatcatACAGATTCAATTCCTCATCATTTACCTATTATtggtctagtatccataacccttgcattttttgcacaaaatttaatgcatgtcgttttttgcattaagtagaagGTTATTCGTACTAAACCAAAGTAAATATagtaaagtatataatatataaaatctatcTCGTAGTAGTAGGTACTCTTGAAAACAGCGTAAACACACTTTGAAAAAAGCGAAAAGAACACTGAGTGAGTAGAGAGGAAGTCTATATTGTTtgctaaataattattttattaaaagcataattaattatacattaagcCTAAGAATCAGAGGTGGGGAACATGGTCGTAAATAAAACAGCAGTTTTTGTTAgagtataatattaatgtaccTACCttaaaagtgatttttatCAGGGAAATTTCAGAAAATTTCAGACGATGTAGTATTTTGATTGCAAAACCAAAACTACTGACTTATTACGTGGTTCATGGGCTGACCGTATTCTCCAGATTTGGCGCCCAGCGAAATATTGCGCTGATGAAGAGGTAATCGCCGAAACTGTAGACTATTTTAAGgctataatttttgtatcgcTTTCGAAGGCAACTATATTGaacaatcaaatcaaatttctACTTTTGTACATAACTTTTCAGCCCACTTGTCCTACAAGACGCTtctttttaagacaattataTAACGCTCTAACGTGCAGTCTTATTGAATATGGTAGAATTATATGTAATCCTTTCCCAACGCATTGAAAGTATTCAAAgatcatttcattattttcattCATGCATTCACTAGAACAAGATTTTCTCATAGGCGTACCATCAGCGACTtaggaaatttaaaatgttgtacGAACGCCAGCCAGTTAAGTTCTTACACAAATTGTTAAATGGTCAAATACAGAACAATAACCTTTTCCAGAATATTAACCTTGTCATCtctcattatattaattatataattttttagcgGATGATATCCGTATAATGCGATTAAGTAAAAGTTAAGCTAATTTTACACAggcctatatatttttttattcatgacaaagtgtttcaaatttaatatgaagTAACACACACGAATCTGTGCTTAGTTTTTTTCCAGCACGTCAGCTTTTCAGGAAAAGTGTGATTGAAGTTTTTCACAGAAACtgccaaaaatattaaagaaaagttttCCAAAACAAACAATggagtataaataataatctacgTTAGATTTTTGTAAGCGAGTCCAGCTTCAAGGTAGCAGCCATCATGTTAATATCCATCTTCCATGATAACATTTCTCCTTCTCCTTTATGTCTTGATGCAACCACTCCCTTTTCCTCGCTGACTGGTCCacgtttttaagaaaaaagagTCAATGGGAGA is a genomic window of Pieris napi chromosome 13, ilPieNapi1.2, whole genome shotgun sequence containing:
- the LOC125055575 gene encoding juvenile hormone esterase-like translates to MLKCSIRKIIADPVKFYHNKSDCHVTVPQGKMRGKVCTTPCGKQYYSFEGIPYAKPPVGPLRFRDPQKFDNWCGVLDATKPGNKPLQINPYNQSIEGSEDCLYLNVYTPILPDEQQQSLPVLFFVYGGNLQWGCGHIYRPDYLIRQDVILVTINYRHSIFGFLNLETPEVPGNAGLKDAATALKWVKQNIEHFNGDSNNITGMGESVGSVITTLMLISKMTQGILKRIIGLSTAISDVMIGYDHLKIARDIASNLGNNINSSEEIDNLLRNSSAEDLTRALMKSASRANKIGVHSIIQPAVEKEYDNVEPFLDEYPLQSLITNNYTKVPALMSMATHESAYFITPPSGQFQFNKDILKFVPSPALEDKNAVQLMDIEKQLKELYFQDKEIGPSTLVQYLDLVSDMYVTRDIIYTADLFSRNDDFYFCRFAYENSRVMKSLGVKGATHGDILQFLFYTEKRRNTFSEKDMKLVDMLTEALCNFAKNG